From Cyclopterus lumpus isolate fCycLum1 chromosome 4, fCycLum1.pri, whole genome shotgun sequence, a single genomic window includes:
- the slc10a4 gene encoding sodium/bile acid cotransporter 4 has translation MENSSLSGGGAQTAGFVDFMSGSLKQAVDYPKDAAVAGLVAMFRGGSAFGTGAELMAAPPTEPSHLVPAFWDSPLSHGINVFVGLVLCFTMLGLGCTVEISQLGEHIRRPVGVLLALVCQFVIMPLVAFLLALAFSLDDVAAMAVLLCGCCPGGNLSNIMCLLVNGEMNLSIVMTISSTLLALVLMPLCLWIYSRAWINTPVVNLMPFGAIILTLCSTLIPIGLGVMLRYRCTRVADIVLKVSLWSLLVTLVLLFILTGAMLGPELLSTIPPSVYVVAVLMPLCGYAAGYGLAVLFDLPPSSRRSVSLETGCQNVQLCTAILKLAFPPQLMGGMYMFPLLYALFQAAEAGLFILAYRLYGKPDHLGGGEDSGITYQRFQDDEELDSSYGAVTVSDPNSITLDPCPPDPTPV, from the exons ATGGAGAACTCCAGCCTGTCGGGCGGCGGCGCACAGACCGCCGGCTTCGTGGACTTTATGTCGGGCTCTTTGAAGCAAGCTGTGGATTACCCAAAGGACGCCGCGGTGGCCGGATTGGTGGCCATGTTCCGCGGAGGCAGCGCATTCGGGACCGGAGCCGAGTTGATGGCCGCGCCGCCGACGGAACCCTCTCACCTGGTGCCCGCCTTCTGGGATTCCCCGCTCAGCCACGGGATCAACGTGTTCGTGGGACTCGTGCTGTGCTTCACCATGCTGGggctgggctgcacggtggagATTAGCCAGCTCGGGGAGCACATCCGCAGACCCGTCGGGGTGCTGCTGGCGCTGGTGTGCCAGTTCGTCATCATGCCCTTGGTGGCCTTTCTGCTGGCTTTGGCCTTCTCCCTGGACGACGTGGCGGCGATGGCGGTCCTCCTGTGTGGCTGCTGCCCGGGAGGAAACCTATCAAATATCATGTGTCTGCTGGTGAACGGGGAGATGAATCTAAG caTCGTCATGACCATCTCTTCCACTCTGCTGGCGCTCGTGCTGATGCCGCTGTGCCTGTGGATCTACAGCCGGGCCTGGATCAACACGCCGGTGGTGAACCTCATGCCGTTCGGGGCCATCATCCTGACCCTGTGCAGCACCCTCATCCCCATCGGGTTAGGGGTGATGTTGAGGTACCGCTGCACGCGCGTGGCCGACATTGTTTTAAAG GTGTCCTTGTGGTCCCTGCTGGTCACCCTGGTGCTGCTGTTCATCCTGACCGGAGCGATGCTGGGCCCGGAGCTGCTGTCCACCATCCCGCCCTCCGTCTACGTGGTGGCCGTGCTGATGCCGCTGTGCGGCTACGCCGCCGGCTACGGCCTCGCCGTGCTCTTCGACCTGCCGCCCAGCAGCCGCCGCTCGGTCTCCCTGGAGACGGGCTGCCAGAACGTGCAGCTGTGCACCGCCATCCTGAAGCTGGCCTTCCCGCCCCAGCTGATGGGGGGCATGTACATGTTCCCCCTGCTGTACGCCCTGTTCCAGGCGGCCGAGGCCGGCCTCTTCATCCTGGCCTACAGGCTGTACGGGAAGCCGGACCACCTGGGGGGCGGCGAGGACTCGGGCATCACGTACCAGAGGTTCCAGGACGACGAGGAACTGGACTCGTCCTACGGCGCCGTGACGGTGAGCGACCCCAACAGCATCACGCTGGACCCCTGCCCCCCCGACCCCACTCCCGTCTGA
- the zar1 gene encoding zygote arrest protein 1, translating into MATYGDEPVDSYFYSSYGPYAGRYPRPKDAGWKYRSYLSHCGDAADAFNNHQRAQLKSILSQINPKLTPRLRKANTKDVAVQVNPRRDASVQCSIGPRTLLAWKRDSGRRRRQEPAATHGGGGGGGGGGGGSPKAPAAMRYPRTLAVYSPIAYRSVTSFLVDENNNDDDNNNNNINNNPKIKEASCGDAQAGEPPGDPPDSAGRRAGKKHVGDRAGEDGKTPKLQEQREDTGCEHEDTEELLLAAEGSKGKARVRFQFLEQKYGYYHCRECNLRWESAYVWCVQGTNKVYFKQFCRKCQKDFNPYRVEDITCHTCNKARCSCAMTQRHVDPKRPHRQDLCGRCRGKRLSCESTFSFKYII; encoded by the exons ATGGCGACGTACGGCGACGAGCCAGTCGACAGTTATTTCTACTCCTCTTACGGGCCCTACGCGGGCCGGTACCCGCGGCCCAAGGACGCCGGGTGGAAGTACCGGAGCTACCTGTCCCACTGCGGGGACGCCGCGGACGCCTTCAACAACCACCAGCGCGCGCAGCTCAAGTCCATCTTGTCTCAGATCAACCCCAAACTCACCCCGAGGCTCCGGAAGGCCAACACCAAGGACGTGGCGGTGCAGGTGAACCCGCGCAGGGACGCCTCGGTGCAGTGCTCCATCGGCCCGCGGACCCTGCTGGCCTGGAAGCGGGACTCCGGGCGCAGGAGGCGGCAGGAGCCCGCCGCGACGCACGGgggaggcggcggcggaggcggcggcggaggcGGCAGCCCCAAGGCGCCGGCCGCGATGCGGTACCCGCGCACCCTCGCGGTGTATTCACCCATCGCCTACAGAAGCGTCACCTCCTTCCTGGTCGACgaaaacaacaacgacgacgacaacaacaacaacaacatcaacaacaacccCAAAATTAAAGAGGCCTCGTGCGGTGACGCGCAGGCCGGAGAGCCGCCCGGTGACCCGCCGGATTCCGCGGGGAGACGCGCCGGGAAGAAGCACGTCGGCGACCGGGCGGGTGAGGACGGAAAGACCCCGAAGCTCCAGGAGCAGCGCGAGGACACCGGATGTGAGCACGAGGACACCGAAGAGCTGCTGCTCGCTGCGGAGGGGTCAAAGGGCAAGGCGCGCGTGCGGTTCCAG TTCCTAGAGCAGAAGTACGGATATTATCACTGCAGAGAATGCAACCTGCGATGGGAGAGTGCCTAcgtgtggtgcgttcagggcaCCAACAAG GTTTACTTCAAACAGTTTTGTAGAAAATGCCAAAAGGACTTCAACCCGTACCGCGTGGAGGACATCACGTGTCAC ACCTGCAACAAAGCGCGCTGCTCGTGCGCCATGACGCAGCGGCACGTGGACCCCAAGCGGCCGCACCGACAGGACCTGTGCGGCCGCTGCAGAGGCAAGCGGCTCTCCTGCGAGAGCACGTTCAGCTTCAAGTACATCATCTAG